CAGGCCATCGCCGAACTGGGCTACGTACCCAACCGCGCCGCCCGCGCGCTGGTCACACAGCGTACGGACTCGGTGGCGTTGGTCGTCTCCGAGTCGGAGGAACGGGTCTTCGGCGAGCCGTTCTTCGCCGGCATCGTGCGCGGCATCAGCTCCGGCCTGCTCGACACCCCGATGCAGCTCTGGCTCGCCATGGCCCAGTCGCCGGCCGAGCGGGAACGGGTCGAGCACCACCTCACCCCGCAGCACGTGGACGGCGTACTCCTGCTCTCCCTGCACGACGCCGACCCGCTGCCGACCCTGCTGGAGCAGCGGTCGTTGCCGGCGGTGCTCGGCGGGCGGCCGGCCCGGATGCTGCAACCGGGCGCGCAGGCCGCCTACTTCGTCGACGTGGACAACGCCGGCGGCGCCCGGCAGGCGGTGGAACACCTGGTCCAGCGGGGCCGGACCCGGGTCGCCACGATCGCCGGTCCCCAGGACATGGCGGTCGGCGTGGCCCGGCTCGCCGGCTACCGGCAGGCGGTCCAGGCCAGCGGCCGGCCGGTCAGCGAACACCTGATCGCGTACGGGGACTTCAGCGAGAGCAGCGGCACCTCGGCCATGCGCCGGCTGCTGGAGCAGTGCCCGGACCTCGACGCCGTCTTCGTCGCCTCCGACCTGATGGCCTGCGGTGCGCTGCGCGCCCTGCGGGAGGCCGGCCGGCGGGTGCCCGAGGACGTGGCGGTGGTCGGGTTCGAGGACGCGCCGATCGCCCGTCAGGCCGACCCGCCGCTGACCACCGTGCACCAGCCGGTCGAGGAGATGGGCCGGCAGATGGCCCGGCTGCTGATGTCCCGGATCCGCCGCGAGGACCTCCAGACCCCCTACGTCCTCCTCGACACCCACCTGGTCCACCGCGCCTCCGCCTGACCGCCGCCCCACCCCCCCCACCGCCGATCTAGGGCAAATCAAGGTGGGTGGAGATCAAACAGCAGGGTTTTGCCCTAGATCGACGGGGGAGGGGGCGGGGCCCAGCGGCGGAGTTCGCGGCGGGCGAGGGAGGCGCGGTGGACCTCGTCGGGACCGTCGGCCAGCCGGAGGGTGCGGGCCTGGGCCCAGAGCGCGGCGAGCGGGGTGTCCTGGCTGACGCCGGCCGCGCCGTACGCCTGGATAGCCTTGTCGATCACCCACTCGGCCATCGCCGGGGTGGCGATCTTGATGGCCTGGATCTCGGTGTGCGCGCCCCGGTTCCCGACCGTGTCCATCAACCAGGCGGTCTTGAACACCAGTAACCGGGCCTGCTCGATGCGGACCCGGGACTCCGCGATCCAGTCCCGGATCACCCCCTGCTCGGCGAGCGGCCGGCCGAACGCGACCCGTTCCGAGGTACGCCGGCAGAGCAGTTCGAGGGCCCGTTCGGCCATCCCGACCAGCCGCATGCAGTGGTGGATCCGGCCCGGCCCGAGCCGCGCCTGGGCGATCGCGAAACCGTTGCCCTCGCCACCGATCAGGTTCTCCGCCGGCACCCGTACGTCCTCGAAGCTCACCTCGGCATGGCCGCCGTGTGCGCCGTCGGTGTAACCGAAGACGGTCATGCCGCGTCGTACCGTCACACCCGGGGTGTCCCGGGGCACCAGCACCATGCTCTGCTGCCGGTGCCGGTCGGCGTCCGGGTCGGTCTTGCCCATCACGATGAAGATCTCGCAGCGCGGGTCCATCGCCCCGGACGACCACCACTTGCGCCCGTTCACCACGTACTCGTCGCCCTCACGGTCGATCCGGGTGGCGATGTTGGTGGCGTCCGAGGAGGCCACCTCCGGCTCGGTCATGCAGAACGCCGAGCGGATCTCCCCGTCCAGCAGCGGGCGCAGCCAGCGCTCCCGCTGGGCCGGCGAGCCGAACTCGGCCAGCAACTCCATGTTGCCGGTGTCGGGGGCCGCGCAGTTGAGCGCCTCCGGCGCCAGATGCGGGCTGCGGCCGGTCAGCTCGGCCAGCGGCGCGTACTGGAGGTTCGTCAGGCCGGCGCCGTACCCGGGGTCGGGGAGGAAGAGGTTCCACAGCCCACGCTCCCGGGCCACGGCCTTGAGCTCGTCGAGCACCGGCGGCCGGGACCACGGGTCGGCCTCCTCGGCCACCTGGGCCGCGTGCACCGGCTCGGCCGGGTAGATGTGTTCGATCAGGAAATCGTGCAGCTTCTCGTGCAGTTCCGCCGTACGGGCGTCGAATCCGAACTCCATCGGTGTGTCCCCCTGTCGCGTCGGTCGGTGCCGCTACGAGCTCGCCGGGCACCGCATCAGCCCCGCCCCACGGCTGCCAGCCCGTGCGTGACCAGTGGCTGCACCATCTCGCCGATCCGGTCGAACCCGTCGCCGACGGTCTGCCCGAGGGTGTGCCGGTAGTGGATGCCCTCGCAGATCACCGCGAGTTTGAAGCAGCCGAGCGCGATGTGCCAGTCCAGCGGGCCGACGTCCACGTCGGCGCGGCTGGCGTAGCGGTCGATGAGTTCGGCGCCGGACGGAAATCCGGCCCGGGGTCCGAGCCCGTCGGCGACCGGGTTGCCGGCCGTGTCGTCGCGGTCGCCGAGCACGTCCCAGTACGTCAGCAGCAGCCCGAGGTCGGCCAGGGGGTCGCCGAGGGTGGCCATCTCCCAGTCGAGCACAGCCCGAATGGTCGCCATCGCCGGTGGGGCGGTGGTCGGTGGCCCGGCGGCGGAGCGGTCCGTGGTGGTCGCCGCCGGATCGGGTGCGGGCTCGGCGAGCAGGTTGTCCAGGCGGTAGTCGCCGTGCACGATCCGGCCGGCGTTGGCCCCCTCGGGGGCGCTCGCGGCGAGCCGTTCACGCAACTCGGTGACACCGGGCAGGGGACGACTGCGTGACTGGTCGAGTTGGCCGCCCCAGCGACGTACCTGCCGGGCCAGGTATCCCTCCGGTCGGCCGAAGTCGGCCAGGCCGACCCGGGCGGGGTCGACCCCGTGCAGGGTGGCCAGGGTGTCCATCATGGACAGAGCCAGCCCGCGCCGCTGGGCGTCGCTGAGCCGGTCGGTCTGCGAGCGGTCCCGGAAGACCACCCCGGGCACCCACTGCATCAGGTAGAACGGCGCACCGGTCACCCCGGGATCCAGACAGAGCAGCAGTGTCGCCGGCACCGGGACGCCGCTGCCGGCCAGCGCCGAGATGACCCGGAACTCGCGGCCCATGTCGTGCGCGGTGGCGAGTACGTGTCCGAGCGGCGGCCGGCGCAGGACGAACTCGCGGGAACCGGAGCGCACCCGGTAGGTGAGATTGGACCGGCCCCCGGCGATCAACCGGGCCGTCAGCGCCCCGTCGAGCAGGTCGGGCCGGTGCGCCCGGAGGTGGTCGGCGAGCCGGTCGAGATCCAGACCGGTCGGCGTCGGGGCACCAGGGGGGCCAGTATCACGTGCGGTCGGACCCGCTGGGTGCGAATCCGACACGGTCATCCGAACAGTTGATGGCAGCTGGGCCAACTTGTCAAGGACGCCTTGTTGCGGCCGAGACATGGTGCGGCAACAGGGGCGAAATGGTCAGCCGGCACTCTTGGTCCAGGTAAGCCGGCGACCAGATGCCGCGTACAGGCCCGGGGTTCCCGCGCCGACTCGTTCGACGGGAGAACAAGCATGTTGCTGAGGGTTCGGGTGACGCTTCCCGACCGACCCGGCGCGCTCGGGCAGGTGGCCCGCACGCTGGGTGTGGCGGGTGCCGACATCGTCCAGGTCGTGGTCCTGGAACGGCTCGGCGGGCGGGCGGTCGACGACTTCACCGTGGTCTGGCCCGGGGCATCCCGGGTCGAACGACTGCTGGCCGGGATGGCGGCGATTCCCGGCGTGCAGGTGGACGGCGTCTGGCGGGCGATCGGCGCGCCCACCAGCGGCGGCCAGGACGCCGAGTTGCTGGCGCAGGTGGCGGGCAACCCGGCCGACGGCCTGGCCACGCTGGTCGACGCCGTGCCAGGGCTGCTGGCGGCGGACTGGGCGGCGGCCGCGGTGGTTCCGGCCGACTGGGCGTCCCGGAGAGGATCGGCGCTCCCCGGGGCGCCCGGTGGGGCACCGGCGGTGGCGTACGCGAGTTGGCGCGCGCCGAGCCCGCTGACCCTGCCGGAGGTGACACCGCTGCGGGCCCGCGCCATGGACGGGCCGGTCGGCACGCACTACGTGGCGGCGCCGTTCGGTCGGGCCGGGCTGGTGCTCATGGTGGCCCGGGTGGACGCGGAGGGCCTGTCGGCGGCGGGCTTCCACGTCACCGAGGTGGACCGGGTGGCACAGCTCGTCCGGGCGGCGGCGGTCATTCTCGGCGACCGACTCGACCTGGTCAGCGCACCCCCGGCCGCCGTCAGTTCGTGACCGCTCAGCGCTGAGCGGATGACCCGGGAGACCCGGCCGGGGCGGGCCGGCGGGTTCCCGGAGTGGGACCAGCCGGCGGGCCGGCGGGTTCCGGGAGAGGAGCTGGGATGGCGCTATGGCGGATCAGGGCGACGGTCGACGACCGGCCCGGATACCTGGCGGTGTTGACCGCCAGTCTCGCGCTGCGCGGAGTCAACATCCTCACTGTGCAGGTGCACACCACCGAGGCGGGCGCGCTCGACGACTTCCTCGTCGACGCGCCGGAGCGACTCACCGCGGCCGACCTGGTCACCGCCGTGGAACGCGGACGCGGGCGGGACTGCTGGGTGGCGCGCAGTGAGGCGCGTGGCCTGGTCGACCAGCCGACCCGCGCGTTGGGCCTGGCCAGCCGACTGGTACGTGACCCGGACGCACTCGGCGAGGTGCTGCGTACCCTGCTCGGGGCCGACACGGTCACCTGGCGCCCGGCACCGGGACAGGACCGGCCCCGGGCCGGCGCGGAGACGATGCGGCTGGCCGACCCGGCCGGCGGCTCCTACGAGGTGCTCCGGGCCGCTCCCGCGTTCACCCCGGCCGAGTACGCCCGCGCGCAGGCGCTGGTCGACCTGGCCGCGAACGTGGAGCGGCGGGCCGCGGAGCAGGTGACCCTGGTGCTGCCGGACGGGGCGGAGCTGACCGTACGACCGGCGACCGGGGACGACCTGCCGGCGGTGGCGGCGATGCACGCCCGCTGCTCGGCCCAGAGCCGGCGGCACCGCTACCTCGGTGCCGCCGACCCGACCCCGGAACGGTTGCGTCAACTGCTGGAGCCGACGCGCGGGATCACCCTGCTCGCCGTGGCCGGCGGTGTCGACGGCACCCCGGAGCGGGTGGTGGCGATGGCGAACCTGGTCGCCGAGGGAGTGGTCGGCGCGGTGTCACTCCTGGTCGAGGAGGACTGGCAGCGACGCGGTCTGGGCGGCGCGCTGGCCCGACGGCTGGTCGCGTACGCCGGGCGCTCCGGCCACGCCGCGCTGGTCGCCCACGCGTACGCGGACAACCTGGGCCTGCTCCGGGTGCTGCACCGGGTCGGGCGGCCGGAGCCGGTCGACTCCGACGGCGACCTGATGACCGTCACCGTGCCCCTGGCGGCCGTGACGGACCAAGACCCCAGCGGCCCGGCACCGATGCGGTGCCGGGCCGCCGGAACAGCCTGACCGGGGCGAAGGGGAGAGGGTTCCTTCCTGTGGGACGGCAGGAAGGGGCCCTCTTCCCGTACCGGTCGCCCGGTGACCCATCGCCGGCACCTCCCGGCGGGCTATCCGTAGACGACCTCCCGTGACGTGATCCACACGACGTGGATCCGGTCGCCGCTCTGGTAGACGCTGCCGCTGTAGGTGGTTTGCAGCGCCTCCATGCTCGTCGCCGACCCGCGCAGATAGCTGCATTCCAGCGCGTCGAGGTGCCCGGGCACTGCGGCGTGGGGATTCTCGGCGAACCGCTCGAATTCACCCAGCGTGCGGCCTTCGAAGCTGATGAGACCGCGCGACGACCCGGGCTCGGGGAACGGCGCCGGCCACTCCTCGTCGAACATCTGGCTCCGGTCCAGGCGCAGCTTTGTCAGGGCGTTCAGCGCGTCGTCAAATTCGAGCACGTGCAGCAGGGGTTCGACGCGGGGGCGGTAGTGGCTCTGGAGTGCCTCCTGCCGCTCGCGGTCATGGGTCGAATGAGTCGGTTCGTAGGCCGGGGCGTGGTCCAGCCAACGGCGGACCAGGTTCCGGGCTTCGCCTTCCCGGCGCTCCTCGCGGGCCCGCGCCTGGGTACGGAACAGATCCAGACACCGGTCGCACCGGCCCGGCGACATGGCCCAGCGAGAACGCGAGTTGTCGTGCGGAACCTGGGCACCGCACTCCGGGCACGTGTCCAGGCACCGGTCGCACCAGGACGGCGTGAGGTGTCTGCGCTGGTAGCGGCTCCACTCGCCGCGCGGAATCCGGGCCCCGCACCCACGGCAGCGCTCCGACCACCCCTTGAAGAGTCTCGTGAACATCCTTCGATACTTCACGACGACTTCCCCGTACCGCGACTCACATCCTGGCCACCTCAGGCCGTGGGTGTCGCGGCCCGAGCGCGCCGACCGAGGTGAGCGAACACCCCGCCCAGGAAGATCCGGTACGGGGTGTCGCCGTGGCCGTGCCTGTCGTCAGGTGGGCGGTAGCGCCGTCCAGTCGGGGAAGTTGCCGTACAGGCGCTGGTCGGGGCCGCCCTGGGTGACCGCGTGCACCAGCAGGTCGCCGCCGACGAAGGCGCCCTTCCAGGAGGCGCCGCGACCACCGAAGGGCTCGTCCCGGTCACCACGGGACCGGGGCTTGTTGATGCCGACCTTGAACGCCTGCAGGTCCACCGCCAGTTTCGCCGCCTCGTCCTCGTCGTCGCAGGCGAGGCTCGCGACCAGGGCACCGTTGGAGGCGTTCATCGCGGCGAGCAGTTCGTCCCTGGTGTCCACCACCACGATGGTGTCGACCGGGCCGAACGGCTCGGCGTGCATCAGCCGGGACCGTCCGGGCGGGGCGAGCAGCACCGCCGGTGCGACGTACGCCGCAGTGTCCTGGCCGTCGAGGAACGGTGCCCCGTCGAGGCGGCCACGGTAGAGCGGGATGGCGCCGCCCCGGACCGCCTCCTCGACCTTGCGGCGCAGCTCGTCGGCCTTGGCGCCGCTGATCAGTGGCCCGAAGTCCAGTTCCGGCAGGGCGTCGCCGTCGACCCAGTCGTCCCCGACCGCGAGCGGGTGGCCGAAGCGTACGGAGCGGACCACCGGCAGGTACATGTCGAGGAACCGGTCGACCAGGTCCCGCTGCACCACGAACCGGGGGTACGCGGTGCAGCGCTGCTTGCCGTACTCGAAGCCCTTCTTCAGGTGCTTGGCGAGCATGTCCCACTGGGAGAACTCCCAGACGCCCCAGGCGTTCAGCCCTTCCTGCTCGATGAAGTGCCGCTTGTCGGAGTCGAGCAGCGCGGCGGCCACCTTTCCGCCGTTGGAGCGCCCGCCGACGAACGCGACCGCACCGATCTCCGGGGCCCGGACCAGCACCTCGGAGAGTTCCTCGCCGCCGCCGGAGACCAGGGTGGCGGGCAGGCCGGCGCGGCGCATCAGCGCGTGCGCGACGGTGAGGCAGACCGCGCCGCCCTGGGACGGCGTCTTGGCGATGACCGCGTTGCCGGCGAGCAGTTGCACCAGTTCGGCGTGGACCAGCACGCTCATCGGGTAGTTCCAGCTCGCGATGTTGCTGACCGGCCCGGCGAGCGGTTCGCGGCCGTCGGCGAGCATCCGGTCGATCTCCTCGACGTACCAGCGGACACCGTCGAGGGCCCGGTCGACGTCGGCGCAGGCCAGCCGCCACGGCTTGCCGATCTCCCAGACCAGCAGCAGGGCGAGCAGGTCACGTTGGACGCTCAGCTCGTCCAGGGCCTCGGTGACCCGGTTTTTCCGTTCCGCCAGCGGCGTGGCCGCCCAGTGGCGGTGCTCGTCGAGGGCGAACGCGACCGCCGCCCGTGCCGTCTCGGCGCCGAGCCGGGGCAGGTTGACCAGCACGGTGTTGTCCACCGGGGTGCGGACCGGGGTCGGGGTGCCGACCGACTGCCATGCACCCTGCACCAGGTTGCGCAGGGTGACGACGCCGGAGGGGTCCGGCTCGAACGCTTCGGGGGTCGCGGTGACGGCGCGGGCGAGGGTCTCCTGCCACGCGGTGCCGTCGGCCAGGCGTAGTGCCATCGTTTGCCTCCTGGGACTGCTGACCAGTGGGCAGCGGCAGCGTCGATGGCACCGCTGATCTGCGCGTACTGTCTCGCGCGTCGAGGCCGGCCGGCAACCGTACGCTCGTATCCCAGGACGTTTCCGCCCACCGGTTGGTCAGCCGCGCTCGGCTCGCGTCGGGCCGGGCGGGTGCGGGCGTACGGCGGCCAGCCTGGTTGAACCCGTCCGCCCAGGCGACCCTTCACAAAGGGGCAACAGGCCGGTTACATTGGCGAGCATCCATGGGAGCGCTCCCGCAGCTTCCCGCAAGCCCACCATGCCGCCGCACAACAGTTGGGCCAGGACAGGCGAAAGGGCGGATGCGCCCACATCCGCCCCTCCAATGTCCTCCGCTACGCGTTGCCGCGCGCGGCTCCACGGACAGGAGCGAGTCTAGTGCTGCCCAGCATCACGCCGGCCTGGCCAAAAGGTCAACTTGCCCAGCCCACCGGTAGGGTCCGGCCCGGACGGTGGTACCGCGCGGTCGCCACTTTCGGCTTACTCACGGTGACCGCTGCGGCCCTTGCGGTCGCCACCCCGGCAACCGCCGCCCCCGCCGTCGCCGTGTCCGGGACCGCTGGCGTGGCCGCCCCCGGCGTCGCGGCGGCCACCTACAACTACGCCGAGGCGTTGCAGAAGTCGCTCTACTTCTACGAGGCCCAGCAGTCCGGCGCGCTGCCCGACTGGAACCGGGTCTCCTGGCGCGGCGACTCCGCACTCACCGACGGCGCCGACGTCGGCCTGGACCTGACCGGCGGCTGGTACGACGCCGGCGACCACGTCAAGTTCGGCTTCCCGATGGCGTTCAGCGCCACCATGCTCGCCTGGGGTGCGGTCGAGTACCGGGACGGGTACGCCGCCTCCGGGCAACTGCCGTACCTGCTGAACAACCTGCGTTTCGTCAACGACTACTTCATCAAGGCGCACCCGTCACCCAATGTCCTCTACGGACAGGTCGGCAAGGGCGACGACGACCACAAGTGGTGGGGACCGGCCGAGGTGCTGCCGATGGCGCGGCCGGCGTACAAGATCGACGCGAGTTGTGGCGGCGCGGACCTGGCAGGTGAGACGGCCGCCGCGATGGCCGCCTCGTCGATGGTGTTCCGACCCACCGACCCGGCCTACGCGGACCGGTTGGTCAGCCACGCCCGGCAGCTCTACACCTTCGCCGACACCGTGCGCCGCGCCTACCACGAGTGCATCACCGACGTGACCAGCTTCTACCGCTCCTGGAGCGGCTACCAGGACGAACTGGTCTGGGGCGCGGTCTGGCTCTACCGGGCCACCCGCGACGCCGCCTACCTGGCCAAGGCGGAGAGCGAGTACGACCGGCTCGGCACCGAACCGCAGTCCACCACCCGGCTCTACAAGTGGACGGTCGCCTGGGACAACAAGCAGTTCGGCACGTACGTGCTGCTGGCCAACCTGACCGGTCGGCAGAAGTACGTCGACGACGCCAACCGCTGGCTGGACTACTGGACCGTCGGCGTCAACGGGGAGAAGGTGCGCACCTCCCCGGGCGGCATGGCCGTGCTCGACACCTGGGGTGCGCTGCGGTACGCGGCCAACACCGCCTTCGCCGCCCTGGTCTACGCCGACCGGACCACCGACACCGTGCGTAAGACGCGCTACCACGACTTCGCGGTCAAGCAGATCAACTACGCGCTCGGTGACAACCCGCGCCAGTCCAGCTACCTGATCGGCTTCGGCGCCAACTCGCCCCGCAACCCGCACCACCGCACCGCGCACGGCTCCTGGTGGGACAGCCAGACCGTGCCGGTCCAGACCCGGCACGTGCTCTACGGCGCGCTCGTCGGTGGGCCGTCCGCGCCGAACGACGCGTACACCGACAGCCGGGGCGACTATGTGATGAACGAGGTCGCGACCGACTACAACGCCGGCTTCACCTCCGCGCTGGTCCGGCTCTACTCCGAGTACGGCGGCACCGCGCTGGCGAACTTCCCGCAGCCGGAGCCGCCGGACATCGACGAGCTGACCGTGGAGACCACGGTGATGCAGAACGAGACCAGGTCGACCGGGATCAAGGCGATCGTCTACAACAGGTCGGCGTTCCCGGCACGGGCGCTCAAGGCAGCCACCTTCCGCTACTACTTCCGTCGGGAGGGGACCAGCACGATCGAGGTGACCAGTGGTTACACCCAGGGCTGCCCGGCACCGAGCACCGCCCGGCAGGTGTCCGGTGACCTCTGGTACGTCGAGGTGAACTGTTCCGGCTACACCATCGCCCCGGCCGGCCAGTCGGCACACCGGATGGAGGTCCAGTTCAAGATCGGCGTACCGGAGGGCGGCACCTGGAACTCGGCGAACGACCCGTCGTACCAGGCCACCGCCGGGCCGAACGTGAACGTGCCGCTCTACGAGGGCGGCGTACGGGTCTGGGGCGCCGAACCCGGTCCGACCACCCCGGACACCGATGCGCCCACCGTGCCCGGGGCGCCCACCGCCTCGGCGGTCACCGCCACCGGCGTCACCCTGGGCTGGACGGCGTCCACCGACACCGGGGGCAGCGGACTCGCCGGCTACGACGTCTACCGGGAGACCGGCGCGACCGACACGCTGGTCGGGGCGCCGCCGACGCCGTCGCTGGCGGTCACCGGGCTCACCCCGTCGACCGCGTACCAGTTCTATGTGGTGGCCCGCGACGGCGCCGGGAACCGCTCGGCCGCCTCCGCCCCGGTCGCGGTCACCACGGCCGGTGGTGGTGGCGACACCACCCCGCCCGGTGTCCCGGGCACCCCGACCGCCTCGGCGGTCGGCCCGACCGGCCTCACCCTCACCTGGACCCCGTCGTCCGGCACCGACCTCGCCGGCTACCGGGTCTACCGCGAGGCGGGCGCGACCGACCTGCTGGTCGGGTCGCCCGGCGGGTTGACCCTGACCCTGACCGGGTTGACACCGTCGACCGGGTACCAGTTCTACCTGGTCGGGGTGGACCTGTCCGGCAACGTGTCGGCGGCGTCCGGCCTGGTCAGCGTGGTCACGCTGCCCGCCGGACCGGGCGGGGCGTGCCAGGTCGGCTACGCCACCAACGACTGGAACAACGGCTTCACCGGCACCGTCACCATCCGCAACACCGGCAGCACGGCGATCAACGGCTGGAGCCTGGTTTACGCCTACACCGCCGGACAGCGGGTCACCCAGTCCTGGTCGGCGACGGTGACCCAGGCCGGGACCACGGTCACCGCGACGAACCTGTCCTACAACGGCTCCCTGGCGCCGGGCGCGTCGACCAGTTTCGGCTTCAACGGTACGCACACCGGCAGCAACCCGAGGCCGACCACATTCACCCTGAACGGCGCGACCTGCACCGTCGCCTGACCTGACCCGGGTGTTACCCGTGATGGCCTCTCCGGTCGGTCCCGGGCGTGCCGAGGCGCGTACGGACCGGGAGGCGTGGTTTCCGTCCGAGGACGGCCACGCCTCCCGGTCCGGGGCTGGGCAGGTGGTCGGTCAGTCGCGTCCGATGAAGACGCCGATTCCGTTGGCGACGGCCCGCTCGACCCCGCCGGAGGGGCTGTTGCGGACGGTGGCCGTGGTCGCGCCCGGGTGGCGGGCCGCCAGGGTGCTGGACCCGCCGCCGTCGAGGTTGACCGCCGCGTCCGCGCCGAACGAGCGGAGCAGCGTGGCCAGTTCGCTGACCGTGAGTCCCGTGCTGACCGAGGACCGGCCGTCGAGGGCGACGAGGTAGACGGTGCGCCCGTCCGCGCTGGTGCCGGCGGCGGTGCGGACCGCGGCGACCGAGTTGTCCAGGCCGGCCAGGGGCTGACCGGACCGCAGGATCGGGAAACCGCCGACCGCGAAGGTGAGCGCCGGCTTGTCGTCGGTGACCAGTGCCTGCCGGCGTACGTTGACCCGGTCGCCGGGGAGCAGGTCGTCGAGCTGGTCCGCGCCGCCCTCGCGGCCGACCAGGACGACGGTGTCGGCGGGGATCGCCCCGGAACCCGGGGTACGGCTGATCGAGGTCACCACGCCGTCGTGCACCGTCACCTCGTAGGTGTGGTCGGTGCAGGGGT
The Micromonospora pisi DNA segment above includes these coding regions:
- a CDS encoding LacI family DNA-binding transcriptional regulator; the encoded protein is MTTQRTRSLGRPTLDAVAARAGVGRGTVSRVVNGSPQVSPEARAAVQQAIAELGYVPNRAARALVTQRTDSVALVVSESEERVFGEPFFAGIVRGISSGLLDTPMQLWLAMAQSPAERERVEHHLTPQHVDGVLLLSLHDADPLPTLLEQRSLPAVLGGRPARMLQPGAQAAYFVDVDNAGGARQAVEHLVQRGRTRVATIAGPQDMAVGVARLAGYRQAVQASGRPVSEHLIAYGDFSESSGTSAMRRLLEQCPDLDAVFVASDLMACGALRALREAGRRVPEDVAVVGFEDAPIARQADPPLTTVHQPVEEMGRQMARLLMSRIRREDLQTPYVLLDTHLVHRASA
- a CDS encoding acyl-CoA dehydrogenase family protein; this translates as MEFGFDARTAELHEKLHDFLIEHIYPAEPVHAAQVAEEADPWSRPPVLDELKAVARERGLWNLFLPDPGYGAGLTNLQYAPLAELTGRSPHLAPEALNCAAPDTGNMELLAEFGSPAQRERWLRPLLDGEIRSAFCMTEPEVASSDATNIATRIDREGDEYVVNGRKWWSSGAMDPRCEIFIVMGKTDPDADRHRQQSMVLVPRDTPGVTVRRGMTVFGYTDGAHGGHAEVSFEDVRVPAENLIGGEGNGFAIAQARLGPGRIHHCMRLVGMAERALELLCRRTSERVAFGRPLAEQGVIRDWIAESRVRIEQARLLVFKTAWLMDTVGNRGAHTEIQAIKIATPAMAEWVIDKAIQAYGAAGVSQDTPLAALWAQARTLRLADGPDEVHRASLARRELRRWAPPPPPSI
- a CDS encoding phosphotransferase family protein, producing MTVSDSHPAGPTARDTGPPGAPTPTGLDLDRLADHLRAHRPDLLDGALTARLIAGGRSNLTYRVRSGSREFVLRRPPLGHVLATAHDMGREFRVISALAGSGVPVPATLLLCLDPGVTGAPFYLMQWVPGVVFRDRSQTDRLSDAQRRGLALSMMDTLATLHGVDPARVGLADFGRPEGYLARQVRRWGGQLDQSRSRPLPGVTELRERLAASAPEGANAGRIVHGDYRLDNLLAEPAPDPAATTTDRSAAGPPTTAPPAMATIRAVLDWEMATLGDPLADLGLLLTYWDVLGDRDDTAGNPVADGLGPRAGFPSGAELIDRYASRADVDVGPLDWHIALGCFKLAVICEGIHYRHTLGQTVGDGFDRIGEMVQPLVTHGLAAVGRG
- a CDS encoding amino acid-binding protein, with amino-acid sequence MLLRVRVTLPDRPGALGQVARTLGVAGADIVQVVVLERLGGRAVDDFTVVWPGASRVERLLAGMAAIPGVQVDGVWRAIGAPTSGGQDAELLAQVAGNPADGLATLVDAVPGLLAADWAAAAVVPADWASRRGSALPGAPGGAPAVAYASWRAPSPLTLPEVTPLRARAMDGPVGTHYVAAPFGRAGLVLMVARVDAEGLSAAGFHVTEVDRVAQLVRAAAVILGDRLDLVSAPPAAVSS
- a CDS encoding GNAT family N-acetyltransferase, with product MALWRIRATVDDRPGYLAVLTASLALRGVNILTVQVHTTEAGALDDFLVDAPERLTAADLVTAVERGRGRDCWVARSEARGLVDQPTRALGLASRLVRDPDALGEVLRTLLGADTVTWRPAPGQDRPRAGAETMRLADPAGGSYEVLRAAPAFTPAEYARAQALVDLAANVERRAAEQVTLVLPDGAELTVRPATGDDLPAVAAMHARCSAQSRRHRYLGAADPTPERLRQLLEPTRGITLLAVAGGVDGTPERVVAMANLVAEGVVGAVSLLVEEDWQRRGLGGALARRLVAYAGRSGHAALVAHAYADNLGLLRVLHRVGRPEPVDSDGDLMTVTVPLAAVTDQDPSGPAPMRCRAAGTA
- a CDS encoding aldehyde dehydrogenase family protein, which codes for MALRLADGTAWQETLARAVTATPEAFEPDPSGVVTLRNLVQGAWQSVGTPTPVRTPVDNTVLVNLPRLGAETARAAVAFALDEHRHWAATPLAERKNRVTEALDELSVQRDLLALLLVWEIGKPWRLACADVDRALDGVRWYVEEIDRMLADGREPLAGPVSNIASWNYPMSVLVHAELVQLLAGNAVIAKTPSQGGAVCLTVAHALMRRAGLPATLVSGGGEELSEVLVRAPEIGAVAFVGGRSNGGKVAAALLDSDKRHFIEQEGLNAWGVWEFSQWDMLAKHLKKGFEYGKQRCTAYPRFVVQRDLVDRFLDMYLPVVRSVRFGHPLAVGDDWVDGDALPELDFGPLISGAKADELRRKVEEAVRGGAIPLYRGRLDGAPFLDGQDTAAYVAPAVLLAPPGRSRLMHAEPFGPVDTIVVVDTRDELLAAMNASNGALVASLACDDEDEAAKLAVDLQAFKVGINKPRSRGDRDEPFGGRGASWKGAFVGGDLLVHAVTQGGPDQRLYGNFPDWTALPPT
- a CDS encoding glycoside hydrolase family 9 protein, translated to MTAAALAVATPATAAPAVAVSGTAGVAAPGVAAATYNYAEALQKSLYFYEAQQSGALPDWNRVSWRGDSALTDGADVGLDLTGGWYDAGDHVKFGFPMAFSATMLAWGAVEYRDGYAASGQLPYLLNNLRFVNDYFIKAHPSPNVLYGQVGKGDDDHKWWGPAEVLPMARPAYKIDASCGGADLAGETAAAMAASSMVFRPTDPAYADRLVSHARQLYTFADTVRRAYHECITDVTSFYRSWSGYQDELVWGAVWLYRATRDAAYLAKAESEYDRLGTEPQSTTRLYKWTVAWDNKQFGTYVLLANLTGRQKYVDDANRWLDYWTVGVNGEKVRTSPGGMAVLDTWGALRYAANTAFAALVYADRTTDTVRKTRYHDFAVKQINYALGDNPRQSSYLIGFGANSPRNPHHRTAHGSWWDSQTVPVQTRHVLYGALVGGPSAPNDAYTDSRGDYVMNEVATDYNAGFTSALVRLYSEYGGTALANFPQPEPPDIDELTVETTVMQNETRSTGIKAIVYNRSAFPARALKAATFRYYFRREGTSTIEVTSGYTQGCPAPSTARQVSGDLWYVEVNCSGYTIAPAGQSAHRMEVQFKIGVPEGGTWNSANDPSYQATAGPNVNVPLYEGGVRVWGAEPGPTTPDTDAPTVPGAPTASAVTATGVTLGWTASTDTGGSGLAGYDVYRETGATDTLVGAPPTPSLAVTGLTPSTAYQFYVVARDGAGNRSAASAPVAVTTAGGGGDTTPPGVPGTPTASAVGPTGLTLTWTPSSGTDLAGYRVYREAGATDLLVGSPGGLTLTLTGLTPSTGYQFYLVGVDLSGNVSAASGLVSVVTLPAGPGGACQVGYATNDWNNGFTGTVTIRNTGSTAINGWSLVYAYTAGQRVTQSWSATVTQAGTTVTATNLSYNGSLAPGASTSFGFNGTHTGSNPRPTTFTLNGATCTVA